A genomic segment from Montipora foliosa isolate CH-2021 chromosome 9, ASM3666993v2, whole genome shotgun sequence encodes:
- the LOC137970703 gene encoding uncharacterized protein, whose translation MDKAEYIRLLNKASIDDSTKFVPISSERPKAKGRPPKYYHPLLEKEKLVNNAIKRILPKDVAESLLSQGSRLAHLYGLPKTHKKNLSVRPILSATGTYNFQLAKWLDEKLKPLSLNHHTITDVFEFAEEVTQLDFNENDILVSYDVTSLFTNVPLDETIEILATKAFRDNWFNKTNNLNITKSDLIELLELATKHQLFQYNGELYEQKDGVGMGSPLGPLMANAFLCHIEEHLDLPDYYRRIHPSLHFTMEIATNGKLPFLGMLLDKNGPRISTCVYRKPTDKGLLLHYHSHVDHRYKTGLLTTMLNRAYRLSSSWQLFSDECEKLKNIFKRLKYPEDLINRSVKNFVNYVQSDAEKPPQAQYQGKTVRIVLPYKDQKSANVLRRRLKDLSVKIGNTIEIVPVFINRKIESHLKHRENKPNVVNNQCAVYYFKCGLCDMDYIGYTTRHLHQRVEEHKSLSSSVGRHMKTKHDLGKPELKAHFTILKKCKSKFDCLVHEMLLIRERQPSLNKQSDSIRAKVFV comes from the exons ATGGATAAAGCTGAGTATATCCGGCTTCTCAACAAAGCCTCCATCGATGACAGCACGAAATTCGTCCCTATTAGCTCAGAAAGACCAAAAGCGAAGGGTCGACCGCCCAAGTATTACCATCCCCTCTTAGAAAAAGAGAAACTTGTTAACAACGCCATAAAGAGAATTCTCCCCAAGGACGTCGCTGAATCGCTACTATCACAGGGCTCGCGTTTAGCTCATCTTTACGGCCTGCCGAAGACGCACAAGAAGAACCTCTCTGTTAGACCCATACTATCTGCAACAGGAACATACAACTTCCAGCTGGCAAAATGGCTTGACGAAAAGCTAAAACCTCTCTCTCTCAATCATCATACCATCACCGACGTTTTTGAATTTGCGGAGGAAGTTACTCAACTCGATTTTAACGAGAATGATATTTTAGTATCATATGATGTAACTTCTTTGTTTACAAATGTGCCTTTGGACGAGACGATAGAGATACTTGCCACCAAGGCTTTTCGTGACAATTGGTTCAACAAAACCAACAACCTAAATATCACCAAATCAGACCTGATCGAACTGCTAGAATTAGCTACCAAACACCAGCTCTTCCAATATAATGGTGAACTGTACGAACAGAAAGATGGAGTAGGCATGGGGTCTCCCCTAGGCCCCCTAATGGCCAATGCCTTCTTGTGTCATATAGAGGAACATTTAGATCTGCCTGATTACTACAGACG CATTCATCCGTCTCTACATTTCACCATGGAAATCGCGACCAATGGTAAACTACCTTTCCTTGGAATGCTTCTTGATAAGAATGGTCCTCGGATATCAACCTGTGTCTACCGAAAACCGACTGACAAAGGCTTATTACTACACTACCATAGTCACGTGGACCATCGTTATAAGACTGGCCTGCTTACGACCATGCTTAACAGGGCCTATCGGTTGTCCTCAAGTTGGCAATTATTCTCTGATGAGTGCGAAAAGctcaaaaatatcttcaaacGCCTTAAATACCCAGAGGACCTAATTAACAGATCTGTTAAGAATTTTGTCAACTATGTTCAATCGGATGCCGAGAAACCACCACAAGCGCAATACCAAGGAAAAACCGTCCGTATTGTATTACCGTACAAAGACCAGAAGTCAGCTAACGTGCTACGGAGACGACTCAAAGATCTGAGCGTTAAAATTGGTAACACCATCGAGATTGTTCCTGTGTTTATTAATCGTAAGATTGAAAGTCATCTCAAACACCGCGAAAACAAGCCAaatgttgtaaataaccaatgtgctgtttattattttaaatgtggtcTATGCGATATGGACTACATTGGTTATACAACAAGGCATTTACATCAGCGTGTAGAGGAACACAAATCCCTATCATCTTCGGTTGGTCGACACATGAAGACGAAACACGATCTGGGcaaacctgaacttaaagcacattttacgatcctaaagaaatgcaaatcgaaatttgactgtctcgttcacgagatgcttttgatacgtgagcgtcaaccatcactaaataagcagtcagattccattcgtgctaaagtttttgtttga
- the LOC137971077 gene encoding histone-lysine N-methyltransferase SMYD3-like has product MAASEALGKVVEIFKCSESKGYGLRALKPLKPGENVLQSTPSVFVLGSNMRSHCCDFCFAKRDEIQRCSKCKFARYCNRECQKKAWKEHNIECERIREVSPNTPTDLVLLISRIIYKKQMDKTFSAELARLVSHREQFGKAKKDVFSAILAVLVKFIGEKKFRETSPSELFELFGKICCNSFTICDNELQPLGVGVYTTASYLNHSCCPNCAAVFNGTTLIIHATEQVKEGDELTISYTELLCPSYERKEDLMSRYCFECKCIKCTSPLEEDGLMLSAQCFDPGCKGAVPRYSEGGNLASCNTCGKSLIDRSDVVKAESLMVKSKKALKEIEVLDKLGDHKAVFELVEELLAQQNGLFHKLHYVKISLLDKAMDACIYLEMWDTALAYGLQTMDGYKLYYPRNHPVVGIQLFRIGKLQVYLDKLLEGFKSLQQAEAILDVTHGINHPLVTELKEMIARTVEEVRAKGKQTHFNRNLDLVLLKSP; this is encoded by the exons ATGGCGGCTTCAGAAGCGTTGGGAAAGGTTGTTGAAATATTCAAGTGTTCGGAGTCTAAGGGGTATGGTTTGCGAGCTTTAAAACCATTGAAACctggtgaaaatgttttgcaatcAACTCCATCAGTGTTTGTTTTAGGCAGTAATATGCGAAGCCACTGCTGCGACTTTTGTTTCGCGAAAAGAGATGAAATTCAGCGTTGTTCAAAGTGCAAGTTTGCGCGGTATTGTAACAGAGAATGTCAAAAGAAGGCTTGGAAGGAGCATAACATAGAATGTGAACGCATACGCGAGGTTTCACCCAATACGCCTACAGATCTTGTGCTCCTCATTTCAAGAATCATTTATAAAAAGCAAATGGATAAAACGTTTAGCGCTGAATTGGCTCGTTTAGTGTCACATCGGGAGCAGTTTGGGAAAGCGAAGAAAGACGTCTTCTCTGCCATTCTAGCAGTTTTAGTAAAGTTCATAGGAGAAAAGAAGTTTCGGGAGACTTCACCATCGGAATTGTTTGAACTGTTTGGAAAAATATGTTGCAACAGTTTCACTATTTGTGATAACGAGTTGCAACCTCTCG GCGTTGGTGTCTACACTACAGCCTCTTATCTGAACCACTCATGTTGTCCAAACTGTGCAGCAGTATTTAATGGTACAACACTAATCATTCATGCAACAGAACAGGTCAAGGAAGGGGATGAGCTGACAATAAGCTACACTGAATTGCTTTGCCCTAGTTATGAGAGAAAGGAAGACCTGATGAGCCGTTACTGTTTTGAGTGTAAATGCATTAAGTGCACCTCACCTTTGGAAGAAGATGGACTTATGCTAAGTGCACAGTGCTTTGATCCTGGCTGCAAGGGAGCAGTCCCAAGATATAGTGAAG GGGGTAATTTGGCTTCTTGTAATACTTGTGGAAAAAGCCTTATTGACAGAAGTGATGTGGTGAAGGCAGAATCCCTAATGGTGAAGTCTAAAAAGGCTTTGAAGGAAATTGAAGTGTTGGATAAACTAGGGGATCATAAAGCTGTTTTTGAACTTGTTGAGGAATTATTAGCGCAACAGAATGGACTTTTTCACAAGCTTCACTATGTCAAGATCAGTTTACTTGATAAAGCTATGGATGCATGTATTTATCTTGAGATGTGGGACACTGCATTAGCCTACGGGCTGCAAACAATGGATGGCTATAAGCTATATTATCCAAGAAACCACCCAGTTgttggaattcagttgtttagAATTG gcAAACTGCAAGTGTATCTTGACAAATTACTTGAAGGGTTCAAGTCTTTGCAGCAGGCAGAAGCTATTCTTGACGTTACCCATGGAATAAACCATCCACTGGTGACGGAGCTTAAGGAAATGATAGCAAGGACTGTGGAAGAAGTCAGAGCAAAAGGGAAGCAAACACATTTTAACAGAAATTTGGACCTGGTTCTTTTGAAAAGTCCGTAA